A window of the Kosakonia sp. BYX6 genome harbors these coding sequences:
- a CDS encoding DUF413 domain-containing protein encodes MAESFTTTNRFFDNKNYPRGFSRHGDFTIKEAQLLERHGFAFNELELGKREPVTEEENQFVAVCRGEREPNTEAERVWIKYMARIKRPKRFHTLSGGKPQMEGTEDYSDSDD; translated from the coding sequence ATGGCGGAAAGCTTTACGACGACGAATCGTTTTTTCGACAATAAAAATTATCCACGCGGGTTCTCTCGCCACGGTGATTTCACCATCAAAGAGGCTCAACTGCTTGAGCGTCATGGTTTTGCCTTTAACGAGCTTGAGCTCGGTAAGCGTGAACCGGTGACTGAAGAAGAGAACCAATTTGTCGCTGTGTGCCGCGGGGAACGTGAACCCAATACGGAAGCTGAACGCGTGTGGATCAAGTATATGGCACGTATTAAGCGTCCGAAGCGTTTTCATACCCTTTCTGGCGGAAAACCGCAGATGGAAGGCACGGAAGACTACTCAGATTCCGACGATTAA